The Camelus dromedarius isolate mCamDro1 chromosome 17, mCamDro1.pat, whole genome shotgun sequence DNA window TCCCACTGCTTCCTCAGAGCTGACCTGTGAGATGCCCAGTATCTGCCGTCATTTACCCTGACCCTTCACTGAGATGAGGAGCTTGTCTGACGGAGACCTGGTGACACAGTTTTGGAGCCGACCTGATCAGTTCTTTATTGGGAAGGGGATGCAGTCTGTAATCTGACAGATCTTTGAACCCAGAGAGATCTCAAGCTCAAGTCCTAGCCGACTTGCTGTGAGTTCATAGCTGCCCTGGAAAAAGCCACGGTTTTGACATGTATACCAGCGCCAGTAGACCTGGATGATGCGAACAGCGTTGAGCAAACGGCAGTAACGGAGGCGGATGCGCCACATGCGGACATAGGACTGTAGCTTGACCACTGCCCAGTTTTGCCGCATGTCCTGCTGCAGTGCAGCCCGCCGCCTCTTCTCCAGCAGCTCTGCCAGCTTCTGCTTCCACCACCACTGAATGATACACGCTCTGAGCGCCGCGTGCAGCAGCGTCCTGCGCACCAGGGCGCCCCGCCACCAGGCCTGGATCTTTATTGCTTGCAGCTCTTTGTCAGGGGCCTGTAAGGAAAAAGTAGGGACAGTCAGGGGACATTCTGGACACACCTCAGTCCCAGAGTGAGCCAGGAAGGAGTCCTGATCCTTCATCAAGAATGGCCTCTTCCTCAGAAGTTCAGGAGCACTGGGCAGACCCTTGGCTGGAGCCAGAAGACCAGACAGGTGTCCCGTTTCTTTCACATTTGGCTAACAGACACACGACGTGGAACTCTGAGTCTTAGGGACCTCATCTGAAACCTGGGGCACACCTGCCCTAGCTGTCACCTGGTTACGTGGCCCTGGTTGGCCAGTCTACACAAGAACACCATGATCTATGGGTCAAAGGTTTATCACGTTCCTGGGCCTGAGCACCCACCTGGGATGCATATCACTTCCTTCAGCCCTCGCCCACAGCTGGACAAGTGGCATCCTTTGCTCTGCTTTCATGCCTGACTCCAGCTCCAGTGCACAGCCTGCGCTCCCCCTCTGTCAGGTCATAGTGTCAGAAGTCTGCCTGCGCCACACAGTTTGGAGTCTTTCTCACTTACTCTTGACTTGTACTTCTTTTGGTTATCATACCTTCGACTTCGGTTAACACACATACAGCCACTCATGTAAACACCCGGCCCCCTCCCCCGAATTCTAGACTTGAGTTTCTTGACCATGTACTTGACTATGCATCCCCTAAACACAGCcctcagcaccccctccccagcctggcatGGTCTGATTCCCACTTGTCAGGGTTTCTCCTCCCCACGACCAAGTCTCCATGTCTCAGTCACACCCACCTTTCTGAGACCGAGAGGGAACTAAGACGAAAGGATAACAAGGGTGAGTCAGTTCCTATTCGTTCTAGGTCCTATCTGACAACCTTTCATCCTGGTTGGCCTGGGACATTCTCAGTTGATGGTGGTTGTTCCTGAGCAATAATTCATAGCACCATCTTTCACTCACAAATGTATCCTGCTTTGGGCGACAAATTCCCTGATCATCCCAAGCTATGGGCCACATGGAAGACAACCCATCACTCCTGGGTGACTTGGATCAGACATGGTGCAGGTTGGGATCCCCCTCAAGTCTGAGGGCCTCTGTCAGCCTACCTTTGGTGGAGGGGGTGAAGGTGGATGCTTtggc harbors:
- the LOC105088090 gene encoding IQ domain-containing protein F5, yielding MGITEKKCIKTKKTNTIKIQAWWRGALVRRTLLHAALRACIIQWWWKQKLAELLEKRRRAALQQDMRQNWAVVKLQSYVRMWRIRLRYCRLLNAVRIIQVYWRWYTCQNRGFFQGSYELTASRLGLELEISLGSKICQITDCIPFPIKN